Proteins found in one bacterium genomic segment:
- a CDS encoding Holliday junction DNA helicase RuvB C-terminal domain-containing protein: protein MLKGLGLGKKQPTSTMLQLPQFTCVGATTLSGLVSDPLRSRFVQCLTLEPYSDEALRQIILDASAKMDFDITTEIAMEVARRSRSTARTAIANLRWLYEYCGGTGSEPDATAIMEAFDLKEINPDGLTKVDMSYLSALVEAGEPLGLSTLAASTGESEETLAQAIEPFLIRKGFIRKGPRGRVATAKAIELADGKSTQTAEGSAS, encoded by the coding sequence ATGCTCAAGGGGCTCGGGCTTGGCAAGAAACAGCCCACCTCCACAATGCTCCAGTTGCCCCAGTTCACCTGCGTGGGGGCGACCACCCTATCGGGATTGGTCAGCGATCCTTTGCGGTCACGATTTGTTCAATGTTTGACGCTGGAGCCATATTCCGATGAGGCACTGCGGCAGATCATCCTCGACGCGTCCGCCAAAATGGACTTCGACATCACCACGGAGATCGCCATGGAAGTCGCCCGTCGCTCCCGCTCAACCGCGCGCACGGCAATAGCCAACCTTCGCTGGCTTTACGAATACTGCGGGGGCACCGGGTCGGAGCCCGACGCCACAGCCATAATGGAGGCGTTTGACCTGAAGGAAATTAATCCCGATGGCCTGACCAAGGTGGATATGTCCTATTTATCAGCATTGGTTGAGGCAGGCGAGCCGCTAGGCCTTTCCACACTAGCGGCCTCCACGGGCGAGAGCGAGGAGACGTTGGCCCAGGCGATCGAGCCGTTTTTGATTCGTAAGGGCTTTATTCGAAAAGGGCCGAGGGGGCGGGTGGCAACAGCCAAGGCGATAGAACTGGCTGACGGCAAATCTACTCAGACTGCAGAAGGGAGTGCATCATGA
- a CDS encoding site-specific integrase, translated as MRTGDWKITPEKYLNREELAALLVRADELKAIGEARGRSQPIRDWMIINTFLFTGLRRREVCELKCVDFRIFGGNSHLVVRRGKGGKSRHVHIPKEFKRNVAWYLRWKAERGEIADEESYFLKTERSPKYYPSGIYKRWKKYCPNHRLHDARHTNATLLYEATNSLRLVQKQLGHASIGTTQVYADVSPEQSIAGVTAMERLTATLKRNPRAMTASLPQGEYLEAES; from the coding sequence ATGAGAACTGGTGACTGGAAAATCACCCCAGAGAAGTATTTGAACCGGGAGGAACTGGCAGCCCTGCTGGTGCGAGCCGATGAGCTCAAGGCAATCGGCGAGGCACGGGGGCGCTCCCAACCCATACGGGACTGGATGATAATCAATACATTTTTGTTTACGGGCCTGCGTCGCCGGGAGGTCTGTGAACTCAAGTGCGTGGACTTCCGCATTTTCGGCGGAAACAGCCATCTCGTGGTGCGCCGTGGAAAAGGGGGCAAGTCGCGGCATGTCCATATTCCCAAGGAATTCAAGCGGAACGTCGCCTGGTATCTTCGCTGGAAGGCAGAGCGGGGCGAGATTGCCGACGAGGAATCCTATTTCCTGAAGACGGAACGTAGCCCCAAGTATTATCCCAGTGGCATCTACAAACGCTGGAAAAAGTACTGCCCAAATCATCGGCTTCACGATGCCCGCCATACGAACGCTACCCTTCTTTATGAGGCCACGAACTCGCTCCGGCTTGTTCAAAAGCAATTGGGGCACGCCTCCATCGGCACGACCCAGGTTTATGCCGACGTGAGTCCCGAGCAGTCCATTGCCGGCGTGACCGCGATGGAGCGCCTCACGGCAACCCTCAAGCGGAACCCCCGTGCCATGACCGCTTCGCTGCCCCAAGGCGAATACCTTGAGGCCGAATCATGA
- a CDS encoding ISL3 family transposase yields MTPEIIFQELLGLGQNWVVEQCIHEGSPGKIVIRVKETEHLWDTEKCPKCSGKVSCYDHTEPLRWRHLNCFEHECEIECRLPRGRCKECGHTYRVQPPWEGKSKHFTKEFEAFTLLLAREMPIKKVGDILKETDTRLWRMIIAHVEAAYRQADFSGVTCIGADELSRCRGHHFLTVFADLEKKRVLFATEGRDMSVWARFCEELLRHNAKAEDIRTISIDMSQAYVAGIYINCPNAKKVFDKFHIIAAVNKAVDDVRRTEMRKAGCEAREMLNKSRWLWLKNPTNLTEPETERMGRMDLQNLCTAKAYQMRLTLQDIYAITDPLLAKRKMLAWCRWVLNVARRRATTMYASMVRCVKMIQRHLDGVLAYWDCRVTNGFMEGLNSVFSAVKRKARGYRNPLYLKAILYFVAGKLQIPATH; encoded by the coding sequence ATGACACCAGAAATAATATTTCAAGAGCTGTTAGGGTTGGGGCAAAATTGGGTAGTTGAGCAGTGCATCCACGAGGGTTCGCCGGGTAAAATCGTTATACGAGTCAAGGAGACAGAGCACCTATGGGATACGGAGAAGTGTCCAAAGTGTTCTGGTAAAGTGAGTTGTTACGATCATACTGAACCTTTGCGGTGGCGGCATCTAAACTGTTTTGAGCACGAGTGTGAGATTGAGTGCCGCTTGCCACGCGGTCGATGCAAAGAGTGTGGTCATACCTATCGAGTGCAACCGCCCTGGGAAGGAAAGAGCAAACATTTCACCAAGGAGTTCGAAGCATTCACATTGCTTTTGGCTCGTGAAATGCCGATCAAGAAAGTGGGTGATATTCTCAAGGAAACCGACACACGGTTATGGCGAATGATCATTGCTCATGTTGAAGCGGCTTATCGCCAAGCTGATTTTAGCGGAGTGACCTGCATCGGCGCAGACGAGTTGAGTCGTTGCCGCGGACATCATTTCCTTACCGTATTTGCCGATCTCGAAAAGAAACGGGTGCTTTTCGCAACCGAGGGGAGAGACATGTCGGTGTGGGCTCGATTCTGTGAGGAGTTGCTGCGGCATAATGCGAAGGCAGAAGATATTCGCACCATCTCCATTGATATGTCGCAAGCTTATGTGGCGGGGATTTACATTAATTGCCCCAACGCCAAAAAGGTCTTTGACAAGTTTCATATCATCGCCGCAGTCAACAAAGCTGTCGATGACGTCCGGCGAACGGAGATGCGCAAAGCTGGCTGTGAAGCAAGGGAGATGTTGAATAAATCCCGGTGGCTCTGGCTGAAAAATCCCACCAACCTGACTGAACCCGAAACAGAGCGCATGGGCCGCATGGATCTGCAAAACTTATGCACGGCTAAAGCCTATCAAATGCGCCTGACTCTGCAGGATATCTACGCCATCACGGATCCGCTTCTCGCTAAACGCAAAATGTTGGCGTGGTGTCGTTGGGTTCTTAATGTGGCCCGTCGAAGGGCTACAACCATGTATGCGTCCATGGTCCGGTGCGTCAAAATGATCCAGAGGCATCTCGACGGCGTGTTGGCATATTGGGACTGCCGAGTGACTAACGGATTCATGGAGGGGCTTAATAGCGTCTTTTCAGCAGTTAAACGTAAGGCTCGCGGATATCGCAATCCACTATATCTCAAGGCCATTCTCTACTTCGTCGCTGGTAAACTACAGATCCCAGCTACCCACTGA